AATCTCCGCGAGGCTGAGTCCGGCCGTCTGCTCGATGCGCGCGTCGACTTCGACGAACGGCACGCCGCGGCGCTCGGCCAGTGCCGCTCCGACCGTCGACTTGCCGGCGCCGCGCAGGCCGATGAGCGCCACGATGCCGTCCGGGGCGGTCGACGGGGTGGCCCCGACGAGCAGCTCGGCCGGCGTCGTGCCCAGCGCCACCGCGACATCAGCGAATCGCGCCAGGGAGATGTTCCCCTCGCCCGCCTCGAGTTGCGCCAGAAAGCGCTCGGACACGCCGCAAGCTGCCGAAAGCTGACGGCGTGACAGCCCCCGATGCTCCCGGAGTGCACGGACGCGCGCCCCGACCGTGGCGAGCAGTGCTCGGTGTCGCATGTGCGCACTATACTGCCTGTTTTGTCTGACATGCAAGCAATAAAATGCTTGCCCCGGGGGCCTCGTTTCGATACACGTAGCGCATGGATCCCATCTCGTTCGAGACGCACCCGAGCCGCTACCACCACTGGTCGCTCGAGGTCGACGGCCCGGTCGCCCGCCTCACCATGAAGGTCGATCCCGACCATCCGCTGCGGCCGGGCTACGAGCTGAAGCTCAACTCCTACGACCTGAGCGTCGATATCGAGCTGGCCGACGCGATCGAGCGCCTGCGGTTCGAGCACCCGGAGGTACGGGCGGTCGCGATCAGCGGCGAGGTCGACGAACGCGTGTTCTGTTCCGGCGCCAACATCTACATGCTCGGCGCGTCGTCGCACTCGTTCAAGGTCAATTTTTGCAAGTACACCAACGAGACGCGCATCGCGATCGAGGACGCGTCGGCAAACTCCGGGCTGCGTTTCCTCGCGGCGTGCAACGGCACGACGGCCGGCGGCGGCTACGAGCTGGCGCTCGCGTGCGACGAGATTTTCCTGGTCGACGACGGATCGTCGGCCGTGTCGTTTCCCGAAACGCCGCTTCTGGCGGTGTTGCCGGGGACGGGCGGGCTCACGAGGCTCGTCGACAAGCGCAAGGTCCGCCGCGACCGCGCCGACGTGTTCGCGACCCTCGCCGAGGGGATCAAGGGCAAGCGCGCCGTGGAGTGGAACCTGGTCGACCGCGTCGTGCCGCGATCGAAGTTCCAGGAGGCGGTCGCCGAGCGCCTGCGCGAACTGGCCGCCGAGGTGGCGGACGTGCCGCACGGGCCGGCGGTCGACATCCCGCCGCTCGGCGACTACCGGCACGTGACGCTCGACGTCGACCGCGCGGCGCGCACGGCGACGCTCACGATCTCCGGCCCCGCCGCGCCTCCGCCGGAGGACGTCGCTGGCCTCGTCCGCGAGGGCGGCGACCTGTGGGCATGGCGCGCGTTTCGCGAGCTGGACGACGCGCTGCTGCGCCTGCGCTTCAACGAGCCGGACATCGGTGTGGTCGTGCTGCGCAGCCGCGGGGACGCCGGCCGCGTGCTCGCGGCGGACCGCGCGCTCGCGGCGCTCGCGACCACCTGCGGGTTTGCGCGCGAGGTGCGCCTGTACCAGGCGCGCGCGCTTCGCCGGCTCGACCTCACGGCCAAGTCGCTGTTCGCGGTGGCCGACGAGGGATCGTGCTTCGCGGGCAGCTTGCTCGAACTCGCGCTGGCCGCCGACCGGTTCTACATGCTCGAGGACGACGACGGCGCGGTCGGCGTGTGGACGTCGCCGGCCAACGACGGGGCGCTGCCGATGTCGAACCACCTGTCGCGGCTCGAGTCGCGGTTCCTGGCCGATCCGGACCGCGCGCGCCGCGTGCTCGAGCGCGGCGCCGAGGGGATCATTCCGACGGCCGAGGCGGACGAACTCGGCATCCCGACCATCGTCGCCGACGACATCGACTTCGACGACGAGCTGCGCATCGCGGTCGAGGAGCGCGCGTCGCTGTCGCCGGATGCGCTCACCGGCATGGAGGCGTCGCTGCGCTTCGCCGGCCCCGAAACCCTCGAGACCAAGATCTTCGGCCGCCTGTCGGCCTGGCAGAACTGGATCTTCACTCGCCCCAACGCGACCGGGCCCAAGGGCGCCCTCACGTTGTACGGCAAACCCGAGCGCCCTGACTTCGACTGGAAGAGGACCTGACCGATGGCACACATCTCCGACGAGCGAATCCCCAACAACGTCGACCTGTCGTCCGACCGCCGCCTGCAGCGCGCGCTCGAGAAGTGGCAGCCCAACTACCTGCAGTGGTGGCGGGAGATGGGCCCGGACGGTTTTCAGGAGGACGAGATCTATCTGCGCACCGCCGTGTCGGTGGAGCCGGACGGGTGGGCCCATTTCGACTACGTGAAGATGCCGGAGTATCGGTGGGGCATCTTTCTCACGCCGATGGACGGCTCGCGTCAGATCCACTTCGGCGACAATCTGGGCAAGCCGGTGTGGCAAGAGGTGCCGGGGGAACTGCGCGGCATGTTGCGCCGGCTGATCGTGACGCAGGGGGACACCGAGCCGGCGTCCGTCGAGCAGCAGCGCCACCTCGGGCGGACGTGCCCGTCGCTGTACGACCTGCGCAACCTGTTTCAGGTCAACGTCGAGGAGGGCCGCCACCTGTGGGCGATGGTCTACCTGCTGCACCGCTACTTCGGGCGCGACGGTCGCGAGGAGGCCGAGGAGCTTTTGCAGCGGCGCAGCGGTGACTCCGACCGCCCGCGGATCCTCGGCGCGTTCAACGAACCGACCGAGAACTGGCTGTCGTTTTACATGTTCACGATGTTCACGGACCGCGACGGCAAGTACCAGCTGTGCGCGCTGTCCGAGAGCGGGTTCGATCCGCTCGCGCGAACGACGAAGTTCATGCTCACCGAGGAGGCGCACCACATGTTCGTCGGCGAGACCGGCGTCGACCGCATCGTGCGCCGTAGCTGCGAGCTGATGAAGCAGGACCCGAACGAGGATGTGCGGGCGGCCGGCGGCATCGATCTGCCGACGGTCCAGAAGTACCTGAACCTGTGGTTTTCGCTGTCGCTCGACCTGTTCGGCGGCGAGATTTCGTCGAACGCGGCGGATGCGTTCGCGGCGAGCGTCAAGGGGCGCTACCGCGAGGAGCGGTACGACGACCACCTGTGTCTCGACGCGACGTACGAGGTCGAACAGGTCGAGGACGGCAAGGTCGTGCGCAAGCCCGTGGCGATGCGCACGGCGATGAACGAGGTGCTTCGCACCGACTACATCGAAGACTGCCAGCGCGCGGTCAACAAGTGGAACCGGACGATCCGCGACGCCGGAATCCCGTTCGAGTTGCGCCTGCCGGACCACAAGTTCCACCGCGCGATCGGCCTGTACGCCGACCACCACTTCGACCCCGACGGCAATCTGCTCACCGAGCAGCAGTGGGAGGCGCGCAAAAACGAGTGGCTGCCGTCTCCCGACGACGCGGCGTACGTAAACTCGCTCATGCACCCCGTCTACGAGCGAGGCAAGATCGCCCACTGGATCGCGCCGCCCAAGCGCGGCATCAACGGCAAGCCGTTCGACTTCGAGTACGTGCGCCGCGCGGTGTAGCGCGCCGGCCGGGACGCCGGTCGCCGTGTGCGCCGGCGACACCCTGTCCATCCGTGCAGGGCACGCGGTGGTTGCGGGAACAAACGTTTCGGCGAGCGCCCGCCGCACGGGCACCGACTCCGCGAGCGGCGGCCCGGTGCGAGGAGGGCACGGCACGCCCGGACCGACCGCGCCCGGCCGCGCGACCCGCGGGCCCCGGTGCGGATCGCCCGCGATG
This is a stretch of genomic DNA from Deltaproteobacteria bacterium. It encodes these proteins:
- a CDS encoding benzoyl-CoA-dihydrodiol lyase; amino-acid sequence: MDPISFETHPSRYHHWSLEVDGPVARLTMKVDPDHPLRPGYELKLNSYDLSVDIELADAIERLRFEHPEVRAVAISGEVDERVFCSGANIYMLGASSHSFKVNFCKYTNETRIAIEDASANSGLRFLAACNGTTAGGGYELALACDEIFLVDDGSSAVSFPETPLLAVLPGTGGLTRLVDKRKVRRDRADVFATLAEGIKGKRAVEWNLVDRVVPRSKFQEAVAERLRELAAEVADVPHGPAVDIPPLGDYRHVTLDVDRAARTATLTISGPAAPPPEDVAGLVREGGDLWAWRAFRELDDALLRLRFNEPDIGVVVLRSRGDAGRVLAADRALAALATTCGFAREVRLYQARALRRLDLTAKSLFAVADEGSCFAGSLLELALAADRFYMLEDDDGAVGVWTSPANDGALPMSNHLSRLESRFLADPDRARRVLERGAEGIIPTAEADELGIPTIVADDIDFDDELRIAVEERASLSPDALTGMEASLRFAGPETLETKIFGRLSAWQNWIFTRPNATGPKGALTLYGKPERPDFDWKRT
- the boxB gene encoding benzoyl-CoA 2,3-epoxidase subunit BoxB, producing the protein MAHISDERIPNNVDLSSDRRLQRALEKWQPNYLQWWREMGPDGFQEDEIYLRTAVSVEPDGWAHFDYVKMPEYRWGIFLTPMDGSRQIHFGDNLGKPVWQEVPGELRGMLRRLIVTQGDTEPASVEQQRHLGRTCPSLYDLRNLFQVNVEEGRHLWAMVYLLHRYFGRDGREEAEELLQRRSGDSDRPRILGAFNEPTENWLSFYMFTMFTDRDGKYQLCALSESGFDPLARTTKFMLTEEAHHMFVGETGVDRIVRRSCELMKQDPNEDVRAAGGIDLPTVQKYLNLWFSLSLDLFGGEISSNAADAFAASVKGRYREERYDDHLCLDATYEVEQVEDGKVVRKPVAMRTAMNEVLRTDYIEDCQRAVNKWNRTIRDAGIPFELRLPDHKFHRAIGLYADHHFDPDGNLLTEQQWEARKNEWLPSPDDAAYVNSLMHPVYERGKIAHWIAPPKRGINGKPFDFEYVRRAV